A single region of the Brassica oleracea var. oleracea cultivar TO1000 unplaced genomic scaffold, BOL UnpScaffold00851, whole genome shotgun sequence genome encodes:
- the LOC106320211 gene encoding DEAD-box ATP-dependent RNA helicase 14-like has translation MAAAVRYAPEDHSLPKPWKGLVDDRTGYLYFWNPETNVTQYERPPKLLSVSSSVHTCSIPNGSSYVPAKDDDDDVQYRNGGPKVVDSGSRFTEVARSGANGAANGLGNSSARGPPPPSSAPANDDDVSSEAYSRRHEITVSGGQVPPPLMSFETTGFPPELLREVLTAGFSAPTPIQAQSWPIAMQGRDIVAIAKTGSGKTLGYLIPGFMHLQHIRNDSRMGPTILVLSPTRELATQIQDEAVKFGRSSRISCTCLYGGAPKGPQLRDLERGADIVVATPGRLNDILEMRRISLRQVSYLVLDEADRMLDMGFEPQIRKIVKEIPTKRQTLMYTATWPKGVRKIAADLLVNPAQVNIGNVDELVANKSITQHIEVVAPMEKQRRLEQILRSQEPGSKVIIFCSTKRMCDQLTRNITRQFGAAAIHGDKSQPERDSVLNQFRSGRTPVLVATDVAARGLDVKDIMAVINYDFPIGVEDYVHRIGRTGRAGATGQAFTFFGDQDSKHASDLIKILEGADQKVPPQIREMAARCGGGGMNKFSRWGPPSGGRGRDSGYGGRGSSFGSRDSGMGSRSSNGWGRERERSRSPERFNRVPPPSSNGSPPRSFHEAMLKHR, from the exons ATGGCTGCTGCAGTCCGTTACGCACCTGAGGATCATTCTCTTCCCAAGCCTTGGAAAGGCCTTGTCGATGATCGAACTGGATACTTGTACTTTTGGAATCCTGAGACCAACGTTACTCAGTATGAGAGACCTCCCAAGCTGCTCTCTGTTAGCTCTTCCGTTCACACTTGTTCCATACCAAATGGTAGTAGCTATGTCCCTGccaaggatgatgatgatgatgttcagTACCGTAACGGTGGACCTAAGGTTGTTGATTCTGGCTCCAGGTTTACTGAG GTTGCCAGGAGTGGAGCGAATGGTGCTGCTAATGGACTTGGGAATTCCTCTGCAAGaggtcctcctcctccttcatcAGCTCCAgcaaatgatgatgatgtttccTCCGAGGCCTATTCCCGCCGTCATGAAATTACTGTCAGT GGGGGCCAAGTTCCACCACCTCTAATGTCCTTTGAAACTACTGGTTTTCCTCCTGAGCTTCTGCGTGAG GTACTCACTGCAGGTTTCTCTGCTCCAACTCCGATTCAAGCTCAGTCGTGGCCAATTGCGATGCAAGGTAGGGACATAGTAGCCATTGCTAAAACCGGCTCGGGAAAAACTTTGGGTTACTTGATTCCTGGCTTCATGCATCTTCAACACATCCGGAATGATTCGAGAATGGGCCCAACAATCTTGGTATTGTCTCCAACGAGGGAGCTGGCCACACAAATCCAAGACGAAGCTGTTAAATTTGGGAGGTCGTCAAGAATTTCCTGTACG TGCTTGTATGGTGGTGCACCAAAAGGTCCTCAGCTGAGGGATTTAGAAAGAGGAGCAGATATCGTGGTTGCGACTCCTGGACGATTGAACGATATCCTTGAGATGAGGAGAATAAGTCTGCGCCAAGTATCTTATCTTGTGCTAGATGAGGCTGATAGAATGTTGGACATGGGTTTCGAACCGCAGATAAGGAAGATTGTGAAAGAGATTCCCACTAAGCGTCAAACACTTATGTACACAGCTACATGGCCAAAGGGAGTCAGGAAAATTGCAGCTGACTTGCTTGTTAACCCTGCTCAGGTCAACATTGGCAATGTTGACGAGCTTGTGGCTAACAAGTCGATCACGCAG CACATTGAAGTGGTAGCACCGATGGAGAAACAGAGGAGGTTAGAGCAGATATTGAGGTCTCAGGAACCAGGATCAAAGGTGATAATATTCTGCTCAACCAAAAGGATGTGTGACCAACTAACTCGCAATATAACCCGCCAATTTGGAGCTGCTGCTATACATGGAGACAAGTCGCAGCCTGAGAGAGACAGTGTTCTGAATCAATTCCGCAGTGGCAGGACTCCGGTTCTTGTTGCAACTGATGTTGCTGCTCGTGGACTGGACGTCAAGGacatcat GGCGGTCATAAACTATGATTTCCCCATTGGAGTGGAAGACTATGTTCACAGAATCGGAAGAACAGGAAGAGCTGGAGCGACTGGTCAGGCATTCACATTCTTTGGCGATCAAGACTCGAAGCATGCTTCGGATCTGATCAAGATCCTGGAAGGAGCAGACCAGAAAGTTCCTCCTCAGATCCGCGAAATGGCTGCCcgttgtggtggtggtggaatGAACAAATTCAGCCGTTGGGGTCCTCCTTCTGGAGGTCGTGGCAGAGACTCTGGTTATGGTGGCAGAGGTAGCAGCTTCGGTTCACGTGACAG tgGAATGGGAAGCAGAAGCAGTAATGGATGGGGAAGAGAGCGCGAAAGGAGTCGTAGCCCGGAGCGATTCAACAGAGTTCCACCACCGTCTTCCAATGGATCTCCTCCTCGCAGCTTCCACGAGGCCATGTTGAAGCACAGATAA